The genomic segment GGCACGGAAGGCGGGGTCTCGCCGATCACCTTGAGCAGCAGCCCGAAGGGCGCCAGGTAGAGCCGGCTGTCCTCGCGCATAGCGGGGAGATGGTCGCCCATGGCTTCGCTGGCGCGCTCCCAGGTTTCGCGCGTGCGCCGGGCCGGCGAGACCAGCACGAGCCCCGGCACCAGGCCGGCCTCGGCCATGAACCGCCCCATCTGCGGCGCCGCCTTGCGCCCGCGTTCAGAGAGCGGGCGGTCGCGGTCGTCCACATCCCTGGGCCAGTCGGACTTGGCGTGACGGAACAGCATGAGCCTGAGCATTTGCGACCCTTCTCGCGTTGGCACAGGCTCTATCAACCACGCAGCGGCCCTCGCCGCTAGCGGCTGGGTATGTTTGCCGGTCGCAGCGCCCGCTTCTGGGCCGCGATGCGGAAGGGCGCGTTGGGAGCGCCATACCCGCCATAGCCGCCCGAGCGCTGTAGGATTTCAAAGAAGAAACCCTCACCCATGTTGCGGCTGTAGAACTGGAAGAACTCCCCGCCGCCCGCGTCGCGGTCATAAAGAATGTTGTGCGCGCGCAGTCTGGCGACGAACGCTTCGTCGAGCCCGAAACGGGCTGCGACATCGTCGTAGTAGTTGGGCGAGATCTCGAGCACCGGAAAGCCGCGCCCGGCCATGGCCGACGCGGTGGCGAAGATATCATCGCTCGCCAGCGCCAGGTGCTGCACGCTCGACCCGAAGGTGTTGGCGATGAAATGCCCCGCCAGGGTGCGGCTGTTCTCGGCGCCGTTGAGCGTGAGCCGCAAGGTGCCGCCCGCGTTCTCGATGACCTGGCTGCGCACGAGCCCGGCCGGATCGAGGACATCGACCATCGGGCTCTTCTCCACCGCGAAGATCGAGCGGTAGAAGAGCAGCCAGGTCAGCATCTCTTCGTAGGCCATGGTCTGGGCGATATGATCGAAGCGGTCGAGGCCGCAACCGTCCGCCGGCTCGGAGGGAACGGGATCGAACTCGATATCCCAGACGCGTGCCAGATCGCTCGTGCGATCGAGGAAGTAGATGACCCCGCCACCGACGCCGCGAATGGCGGGAATGGATAGCTCGCCGTCACCCACCGGCTGCTCGAATATCTGCGCGCCAAGCGCCCTGGCGCGCGCCACTGCCGCTGCCGCATCGGCTACGCGCAGGCCGATTGCATAGGCCGAGGTGCCGTGGGTTATGTAGGTCGAGTGTGCCAGACCCTCGCGCTCGGTATTGATGACGAGGTTTATCTCGCCCTGCGTGTAGCGCGTCACCGCCTTGGTGCGGTGCTGACCGGCCCGGCGAAAGCCCATCTGGGTAAAAAGCGCGGCGAGCGCCTCGGCTTCCGCTTCGTCGGCGGTGAACTCGACGAACGCGATGCCCTCCACCTCCTGGCGCGCGGGCATCGGGGGTGCGGTGAGCTTGATGTCCGGCTCCAGCTTGGCGACCTGGTCCATGAGATAGACCAGCGAGCGGTGGCCATCGACCGAAATGGTGCGCGGCGAGCCGCCGCGAAACTGATCGTTGAAGATCTCGAGGGAGAGGGGACCGGCATAGCCGGTCGCGGCGACGGCGCGCATGAAATCGACCACCGGCAGGTCGCCTTCGCCCGGCATGTTGCGGAAATGGCGGCTCCAGTAGAGCAAGTCCATGTCGATGAGCGGAGCGTCGGCAAGCTGGACGATGAAGATCCTGTCGCCCGGAATGGCGCGGATGCTGTCCGGATCGATGCGGCGCGAAAGCGTGTGGAAGCTATCCAGGATCACCCCGATATTGGGATGGTCAGCCCGCCGCACGATCTCCCAGGCGTCACGATGATCGTTGACGTGGCGTCCCCAGGCCAGCGCCTCGTAACCGACGCGAATGCCGTGGGCCTCGGCGAGCCGCCCCAGTTCGTGCAGGTCCCCCGCCGCTCGGTCGATGCCGCCCAGCGCCTGGGGCGACACGTTCGAGCAGACCAGCATCAGGTCAGTGCCCAACTCGCCCATCAGCTCGAACTTGCGACGCGCCCGCTCGAAGGCCTGGCTGCGCTGCGGCTCGGGGAGGCCTTCGAAGTCGCGGAACGGCTGGAAGAGCGTGATCTCCAGGCCATAGTCCTTGACCATCGCCCCCACCTCGCGCGGCGAGCCGCCGAAGGTCAGGAAGTCGTTCTCGAAAATCTCGACGCCATCGAACCCCGCCGCCGCAATGGCCTGGAGCTTTTCGGCAAGGTCGCCGCTGATGGACACTGTCGCGATCGAAGTCTTCATCGCTCCCTCCCTCTGCCGAATTGGACGGACTAGTTAGTACATTGATAGGGCGTTCCGCGGCTTCCGGTCAAGGGAAGGCGCCGAAGGGCGCGCTGGAGAGAGGCGGAAGGGGCGGGCCTCGAGCCGGCGAGGTCCGCCGCGTCAGTCGGCGGACAGGTGCTCGGGCCTGACCACGTAGCGCAGGACCATGTCCACCGAATTGGCGCGCAGCGAATCCTGAGCCTGCGGCGTGCCGATATCGCGCCCGAAGATCTTGGAGAAGGTGGCCCGGTTCGAGACGTTGAAGAAGCATAGGGCACTAATCTGCCAGTGCAGCTCGATCGGATCGAGGCTCTCGCGGAAAAGCCCTGCCTCTACCCCGCGCGCATAGAGCGATTCGATGGTGCCGATGGCCGTCACATTGAGGTCGCGGATGACTTCGGACTTTTCCAGATACTGGGCGTGATGGATGTTCTCGATCATCACCATGCGGATGAAATCCTCATGCTTGTGGTGGTGATCGAAGGTGAATTCGACGATGCGCCGCAAGGCCGCGATGGGGTCGAGTCCGCCGATGTCGAGCTTGCTCTCACCCTCGCGTACCAGGCGATAGGCGTTCTCCAGCGCACTGAGGTAGAGGCCTTCCTTGTCGCCGAAATAGTAGTAGATCATGCGCTTGCTCGAACGGGTGCGCGCCGCGATTTCGTCGATGCGGGCGCCGGCCAGTCCGTTGAGCGCAAACTCCTCCGAAGCGATCTCGATGATGTTCTGCCGGGTGCCTTCCGGGTCCTGGGAGCGCACGCCGGCGCGTTCCACCTGTTCCGCGGACTTCTTCACCTTCGCTACCGGCATTGAAATGCTCCTGCACACTCCCACGAGGGGAGATTGACTAAACTAACCAGTTCGTACACTTTGGCGCACGCTTGGCGCCATTATCGGTGGCGCGGGCGGAATGACAAGAACTATGCCACGCAAGATCCAGTCCTGCCTGGTGAAACGGGAACCCAGACCGGTGACGGATACGTTCGAAGCTGCGGTGGCGCGCCTGCGCGAGACGATATCGCGGCGCTGCGCCAGTAACGCCCGCACGGTGCTGATCGGCCTGATCGGCCGCGGCATCCAGTCCTCGCGCACCCCGGCGATGCACGAGCGCGAGGGGGGCCGGATCGGCCTCAACTATGTGTATCTGCTGATCGACTTCGACGCGCTGGGGCTGGCCGATGCGGACCTGCCGCGCCTGCTCGACGCCGTCCAGTCGCTCGGATTTGCCGGCCTCAACGTCACGCACCCCTTCAAGCAGGCAGTGCTGAACCTGCTCGATCGCCTCTCGCCCGAGGCCGCAGCGATCGGGGCGGTCAACACCGTGGTCTTCGAGAACGGGCGCCGGGTCGGGCACAACACCGATTGCTGGGGATTCGCCGAGAGCTTCAGAGAGGGCTTGGCCGGGGCGCCGCTCGGGGAAGTGGTGCAGTTCGGAGCCGGAGGCGCCGGCGCCGCCGTTGCCCACGCGCTCCTCGAGTGCGGCGTCAACGGCCTGACGATCTGCGACAAGGACAGCGCCCGCGCCGGCGAGCTTGCGGGCCGACTGTCGGAGCGCTTTTCGCGCGAGGTCATTGGGGTCGAGGACGCCAGCCTGGCGCTGGGGCGGGCCGATGGCCTGGTCAATGCCACGCCCATAGGCATGGCCAAGTATCCGGGCGTACCTTTCCCCGCCTACCTGCTTTCAAGGCAGCACTGGGTCGCCGAGATCATCTACTTTCCCGCCGATACCGAATTGCTCGAACGGGCCCGCGCCCTAGGCTGCCGCACCCTGGCGGGCACCGGCATGGCGGTCTACCAGGCGGTCAAGGCGTTCGAGCTCTTCACCGGCATCGCCCCGGACCGCATGGCGATGGCGGGGCACTTCCAGGCCGCCGCCTAGCCGACCATCTCCGGAATGCTTGCTGCAAGCACATGATCGATGCCTTTGAGCACGTGCTCGCGCAGCATGGCCTGGGCTCCCGCCACGTCGCGCGACAGGGCGAAGTCCAGCAAGGCCTTGTGATCATCCCTCACGCCCGGTCCGCGAAAGCTCTCGGCCAGCATGTGGTAGCGTACGAACCGGTCGAAGACCGATGTGTGCATGCTCATGAGCGAGTGCGAGCCGCAGGCCGAGATCAGGCCTTCGTGGAAGGTGCGGTCGTAGACGATCCACTCGGGCGTGCGGCGGGCATCGCCGGCGAGCAGCTGGCGCTCGGTCGCCGCCAGCTTGTGGTGGGCCCCGACCACCCGCGCCTCCCATTCGAGGTCGCCCGCGGCGAACGAGAGTGCGAGAGCATGGCTTTCCAGCAGCAACCGCAGGTCGCCCAGCTCGGCAAGGTCCGCCGCCGAAACGGGCGCCACCTCGAAGCCGCGCTGCCCCTCGGCCAGAACGAACGACTCGGACGCCAGGCGCGTCAGGATTTCGCGCAACGTGCTGATGCTGACCGCGTAGTGCTGCTTGAGCCGGTCGAGCGTCAGGCGGTCGCCGGGCCGCAGCGCCCCATGGATGATGTCGTTGCGGATCTGCCGGAAGGTGGCGTCGCCCACAGTCTCGGTCGCGAGCGACAGGTTCCCCTCGATACCCAATTTGCGACCCTTTGCATGTCCAACGGATGAATTGCGTTTTATCAGACGAAAAGGAGATTGACAGTCGAAATCGCGTCGGTCACCTTTTCTGCCGAGGCCGCGAACTCGTGAGGGAGCCGCGGTCGGTTGACATGTACGAACCAGTCCGTACATTGTTCGCAACCCAGGGGCGTCAGACCCCGGGCTAAAATGGGAGGGCCCGCTTTGGTGGGCTCAAGGGACCCGCGTGGTCCATGAGGAGGGATAGAAATGAGCTACCAACTTCGACGGCGGGCAGCCGTTTTCGGCGCCGCCGTGCTTCTGGCGGCAGCGGCGCTTCCGGCCTTTGCGCAGGATAAGCCGACACTCAAGCTTTCCGCGGTGTTCTCCGAGCAGGACATCCGCGCCGAGATGACCAAGCGCTTTGCAGAGGACATCAAGGACGATTTCACGCTCGAGCCGTATTTCGGCGGAACCCTGTTCAAGCAGGGCACCGAGCTCGTGGCGCTGCAGCGCGGCAACCTGCAGATGGGCAATATCGCGCCCCAGGATATTTCCAACCAGATTCCGGCCTGGTCGGTGCTGACCTCGGCCTACCTGTTCCGCGACTACGACCACCTCAAGACCTTCTTCAAGAGCGATGTCGGGGCCGAGTTCAAGCAGATGGCCGAGGATCAGCTCGGCGTCCACATTCTTGGCCCGACCTATTTCGGCACGCGCCAGGTGGGGCTGCGCACCGACAAGAAGATCAACACGCCCGCCGACATGGCCGGCATCAAGCTGCGCATGCCGGGTGGCGACGCCTGGCAGTTCCTTGGCACCGCTCTCGGCGCCAACCCGACCCCGATGGCTTACGCCGAGGTCTATACGGGCCTGCAGACCGGCGCCATCGACGGTCAGGACAACCCGCTGCCGAACGTCGAGAACATGAAGTTCTACGAGGTGACCAAGGAGATCGTCTTGACCTCCCACCTCGTCGGCTTCGACCTCTGGACCATCGCCAGTTCGGTGTGGAACGACATGACTCCCGAGCAGCAGGCCAAGCTTCAGGCCGCCGCCGACAAGGAACTGGAATGGAGCGCCCAGCAGCATCTGGCGCGTGAGGCCGAACTGGTGCAGTTCTTCAAGGACAAGGGCCTGGACGTCTACACTCCCGATGTCGCCGCGTTCCGCGCCTTCGCGCAGGACAAGTACCTCAAGTCCGACCTGGCCAAGGATTGGCCGGCCGGGGTCGTGGACAAGATCAACGCCCTCTAGGATCAGGCGAGGGGCCGTGCCCGTCATGGCCCCCTCGCAACCGGTCCGGCTCCGCCAGCGCGGGCCGGCACAAATGAGGGCTGGGGATCGTCATGTCTTCCTTCGTTAGGGGCGTGGGCGGCTGGCTGCGCCGCCGCGCCGAAAATGTCGCCGCCGCGATGCTGGCCGTCATGTTCCTGGCCTTCATCGCCCAGATCGTGATGCGCTACGTGCTCGGACTGCCCACCGGCTGGACCAACGAGCTCACGGTCATCCTCTGGCTCTGGCTGGTGCTGTTCGGCTGCGCCTTCGTCGTCCGGGAGGACGAGGAGATCCGGCTCGATCTCATCTACAGCGCCGCTCCCGCACCGGCGCGCCGGGTGATGAAGATCGTCAGCGCCGTCGCCCTGGTCTCGATGTTCGCCATCTCGCTGCCGGCGGTCATCGACTACGTGGGCTTCATGAAGGTGCAGAAGACGGCCTACCTCAAGATCCGCTTCGACTACCTCTATTCCATCTACGTCGTCTTCGTGCTCGCCATGATCGTGCGCTACCTCTGGCTTGGCTGGCACGCCATCTGGGGTACGGACGAGGCGAAGGCGCCCGCTTCTGGGGAAGACCCGGCATGACCCTGACCAGCCCCTTTCTCCTGGCCATCGTCGCTATCACCGTCCTGGCGCTCATCGGCCAGCCGATCGGTCTCGCCATGCTGGTCGGCTCGATCTTCTACCTGGTGCTGGCCGGCGCCGACCTGGGCACGGTGGCCGAGCAGTTCCTCAACGGCATGTATTCCAATTTCGTCATCCTGGCGGTGCCCCTCTTCATCCTCGCCGCCGAGCTGATGAACAGCGGCAGCCTCACCGAGCGCCTGCTGCGCTTCTGCAATGCCCTGGTTGGCCGCTTTCGCGGCGGGCTGGCGCAGGTCAACGTGCTGCAATCGGTAATCTTTGCGGGCATGTCGGGCTCGGCCATCGCCGATGCCGCAGGCAGCGGCAAGATGATGCAGCACATGATGACCAAGGACGGGCGCTACCCGCCCAGCTTCGCCGCTGCGCTCACGGCTGCCTCCGCCGTCATCGGCCCCATCATCCCGCCCTCCATCCCCATGGTGCTCTACGCGCTGGTCTCGGATGCCTCGATCGGCTTCCTGTTCCTCGGCGGGGTGGTGCCCGGCATCATGATGGGCGCGGCGCAATCAGCCATCATCGCCACCACGGCGCGTCGCCGCAAATTCCCGGTCGAGCCGCCCGTGCCGCTCCGCCAGATTCCGCGCATCACCTGGGATTCCCTGCCGGCGCTCATGATGCCGGTGGTCCTGATGGTGGGCATCTATGGTGGCGTCACCACACCCACCGAGGCGGCCGCCGTCGCCGCCTGCTATGCTCTCGTCATCTCGGTGCTGCTCTATCGCAGCATCAGCCTCCGCTCGCTCTATGCCTCGCTGCTGACGAGCGCGCGCACCACGGCGTCCATCGGCATGCTCATCGCCGGTGCCCTGGTCTTCAACTACGTCGTCACGATCGAAAACATCCCGGACAGCATCCGCGTGCTGCTCACCGACTGGAACCTCAACCAGATCGGCTTCCTGATCTTCGTCAACGTGTTGCTGCTGGTGCTCGGCTGCGTGCTCGAGGGCACGGCGATCCTGCTGGTGATCGTGCCGGTCTTCATTCCCACCGCCCAGGCCCTCGGCATCGACATGGTGCATTTCGGCGTCGTGGTGGTGGTCAACACCATGCTCGGCCTGATCACGCCCCCTTACGGCATGCTGCTGTTCATCGTCGGCAAGACCTCAGGCGCGCCGCTGCGCCATATCGTGCGCGACACCATGCCCTTCCTCATCGCGATGCTGGCCGTGCTGGTGCTGATCACCTTCGTGCCGGACCTCGTGCTGTGGCTCCCGCGCCTGCTCGGATACCAGGGTTAGAAGATGACGAAACCGATCTATGTGCTGAACGGCCCCAACCTCAACCGCCTCGGCACGCGCGAGCCGGAAATCTACGGCTCCACCACCCTCGCCGAAGTCGAGGCGATGTGCCGGCAGGCCGTCGGGTCGACCCCGCTGGTGTTCCGCCAGACCAACAGCGAGGAGCGCCTCATCGAGTGGGTGCACGAGGCGATAGACGAGGGGGCGGGGATCATCATCAACCCGGCCGCCTTCACCTTCACCTCGCTTGCCCTGCTCGATGCCCTCAAGATGTTCGGCGGCCCGATCATCGAGCTGCACATCTCCAACATCCACCGGCGCGAGCCGATCTATCATCGCTCCTACGTCTCGATGATCGCCACCTCGGTAATGGCCGGGTTCGGGGTCGAGGGCTACCCGATGGCGATCAGGGCCATGCTGGCGCGATTGGCCAGAGCCGGCTAGCCCGTCCTATTCATCACCGCGCGTTGCGGCCCCGCCTCCCAACCCAGGAGGCGGGGTATCGGCGTTCATGCCGACGAAAGGCTTATTCACATCACCCAGCCTTCCGTGAAAAACAATTTGCATAGTCAAGTTTGATCATATTATGTGGACCCGTCCCGTCGTAAAGAGCGGGGGTAGGGAGGAAATCTTGACTAACAGGCCCATTTTCAACGGTCGGTCCGCCATCAGCTATGGGCGATTCATCGCAGTGGCGGCTGCCGCTTCGCTCGCCATTGCCGCGTGCTCTTCGGAAAAGCCCAAGGCAGAGGCGAGCGCCGAGGCGATGCCGGCCAACGTGCTGGTGAGCAAGGCCGAGTGCGACCGCAACAAGGCGGCTGGCACCATCACCTACATCTCCGGCTACGGCTACTCGGCCAGCGCCGGCCAGCTCGACGTGTTCCTCGCCAAGGAACTGGGCTATTTCGATGCCCTGTGCCTGACGGTCGATATCAACGCCGCCGGCGGCAACGGCCAGCAACTCGTATCCTCGGGCCAGGCCCAGTTCACCGCGCTCGGCTCGGCGTCGGACGTGATGCTCGCGGCCGCCAACAGCCGCAACCTCACGGCCGTCGCCACCTATGGCAGCACCTCGCCCTTCTCGATCTTCGCCAACGAGGACGTGAAGAGCCTCAAGGATCTGGAGGGCCGCAAGCTCGGCTACTTCATCAACATCACGCCCATAGCGCTCGCCATGCTCGACGCCGCAGGGGTGGATGTCTCCAAGGTCGAGCTGGTCAAGATGACCAATTACGACCCGACCGTCGTCACCCGCGGGCAGGTCGATGCCATCGTCGGCTACGCCTCCAACCAGCCGCAGACGCTCAAGGCCATGGGCCTGCCGTTCAGCGAGTTCCTGCCGGGCGACCTGGGCCTGCAGGGCACCTACAACGTGATGGAAGTGAACTCCGAGTTCCTTTCCAAGCATCGCGAGGCCGCCGCCGACTTCATGCGCGCCTCCCTCAAGGCGCTCGATCTGTGCCTCGCGGACGAGCCCAAGTGCGTCGACATGATCTCCAAGCTCGCTGAGGACAACAACCAGGGTTCGGCCTTCCCGAAAGACCAGCAGGCCCGCACCTGGGGCGTCGAATCCGCCTGGGTCCGCGCCAGCGCCTTCGGTCCTCCGGGCGTCCAGACGGCAGACGAGTGGAAGAACGAATACGAAATGGTCCAGAAGTTCGGCGGCCTCAAGAACCCGCCGCCGCTGGAAAGCATGATGGATACCGAGCTCGTCGCCTCGCTCTACAAGGACGGCAAGCTCATCTGGCCTGAAAAGAAGTAACAATGTCTGCCCAAGCTGCACAGGCTCTGCGTCACGCCGACAACGACGTCGGCGTGCATGTGGAGAACATTTCCAAAAGCTACGGCGCCGGCGAGAGCCGCACCACGGTCCTCGACAAGGTCAGCCTGACCATCCGCAAGGGCGAGTTCGTTTCCGTGATCGGCCCTTCCGGCTGCGGAAAGTCGACCCTGCTCAAAGTCGTCGCCGGGCTTTCCGGCGCCGATAGCGGCCGCGTGATGATCAACGGCAAGACCGTTCGCGAGGCGGCAAAGGACAAGGCCATCGGCCTCGTTCCGCAGGCTCCTGCCTTGCTGCCCTGGCGCACCATTCTCGACAACGTGTCGCTGCCGATCACGGTCAATCCGGGTGCCAACCGGGGCCGGAACCTGCGTGATCCCAAGGAATTGCTGCGCAGCTTCGGGC from the Youhaiella tibetensis genome contains:
- a CDS encoding GntR family transcriptional regulator, whose protein sequence is MEGNLSLATETVGDATFRQIRNDIIHGALRPGDRLTLDRLKQHYAVSISTLREILTRLASESFVLAEGQRGFEVAPVSAADLAELGDLRLLLESHALALSFAAGDLEWEARVVGAHHKLAATERQLLAGDARRTPEWIVYDRTFHEGLISACGSHSLMSMHTSVFDRFVRYHMLAESFRGPGVRDDHKALLDFALSRDVAGAQAMLREHVLKGIDHVLAASIPEMVG
- a CDS encoding type II 3-dehydroquinate dehydratase, with protein sequence MTKPIYVLNGPNLNRLGTREPEIYGSTTLAEVEAMCRQAVGSTPLVFRQTNSEERLIEWVHEAIDEGAGIIINPAAFTFTSLALLDALKMFGGPIIELHISNIHRREPIYHRSYVSMIATSVMAGFGVEGYPMAIRAMLARLARAG
- a CDS encoding TRAP transporter small permease, translated to MSSFVRGVGGWLRRRAENVAAAMLAVMFLAFIAQIVMRYVLGLPTGWTNELTVILWLWLVLFGCAFVVREDEEIRLDLIYSAAPAPARRVMKIVSAVALVSMFAISLPAVIDYVGFMKVQKTAYLKIRFDYLYSIYVVFVLAMIVRYLWLGWHAIWGTDEAKAPASGEDPA
- a CDS encoding SixA phosphatase family protein; translation: MLRLMLFRHAKSDWPRDVDDRDRPLSERGRKAAPQMGRFMAEAGLVPGLVLVSPARRTRETWERASEAMGDHLPAMREDSRLYLAPFGLLLKVIGETPPSVPSLMLVGHQPGLQELAIRLVGSGGIEDRTALDAHFPTAALAVIDFEQEAWPDILPASGRLERFVTPKLLGASVDD
- a CDS encoding shikimate dehydrogenase, producing the protein MTDTFEAAVARLRETISRRCASNARTVLIGLIGRGIQSSRTPAMHEREGGRIGLNYVYLLIDFDALGLADADLPRLLDAVQSLGFAGLNVTHPFKQAVLNLLDRLSPEAAAIGAVNTVVFENGRRVGHNTDCWGFAESFREGLAGAPLGEVVQFGAGGAGAAVAHALLECGVNGLTICDKDSARAGELAGRLSERFSREVIGVEDASLALGRADGLVNATPIGMAKYPGVPFPAYLLSRQHWVAEIIYFPADTELLERARALGCRTLAGTGMAVYQAVKAFELFTGIAPDRMAMAGHFQAAA
- a CDS encoding sialic acid TRAP transporter substrate-binding protein SiaP, whose amino-acid sequence is MSYQLRRRAAVFGAAVLLAAAALPAFAQDKPTLKLSAVFSEQDIRAEMTKRFAEDIKDDFTLEPYFGGTLFKQGTELVALQRGNLQMGNIAPQDISNQIPAWSVLTSAYLFRDYDHLKTFFKSDVGAEFKQMAEDQLGVHILGPTYFGTRQVGLRTDKKINTPADMAGIKLRMPGGDAWQFLGTALGANPTPMAYAEVYTGLQTGAIDGQDNPLPNVENMKFYEVTKEIVLTSHLVGFDLWTIASSVWNDMTPEQQAKLQAAADKELEWSAQQHLAREAELVQFFKDKGLDVYTPDVAAFRAFAQDKYLKSDLAKDWPAGVVDKINAL
- a CDS encoding ABC transporter ATP-binding protein, with product MSAQAAQALRHADNDVGVHVENISKSYGAGESRTTVLDKVSLTIRKGEFVSVIGPSGCGKSTLLKVVAGLSGADSGRVMINGKTVREAAKDKAIGLVPQAPALLPWRTILDNVSLPITVNPGANRGRNLRDPKELLRSFGLGHAIERYPAQLSGGMQQRAAIARAFVFDPEILLMDEPFSALDEMNRDQQRMGLLDFWQSNRKSVLFVTHSVPEAIILSDRIVLMAAHPGRIAEIIDVDLPRPRNEALYATDAFRDLEGHVRTSLRKVMMEAARV
- a CDS encoding ABC transporter substrate-binding protein, which codes for MTNRPIFNGRSAISYGRFIAVAAAASLAIAACSSEKPKAEASAEAMPANVLVSKAECDRNKAAGTITYISGYGYSASAGQLDVFLAKELGYFDALCLTVDINAAGGNGQQLVSSGQAQFTALGSASDVMLAAANSRNLTAVATYGSTSPFSIFANEDVKSLKDLEGRKLGYFINITPIALAMLDAAGVDVSKVELVKMTNYDPTVVTRGQVDAIVGYASNQPQTLKAMGLPFSEFLPGDLGLQGTYNVMEVNSEFLSKHREAAADFMRASLKALDLCLADEPKCVDMISKLAEDNNQGSAFPKDQQARTWGVESAWVRASAFGPPGVQTADEWKNEYEMVQKFGGLKNPPPLESMMDTELVASLYKDGKLIWPEKK
- a CDS encoding bifunctional sugar phosphate isomerase/epimerase/4-hydroxyphenylpyruvate dioxygenase family protein; translated protein: MKTSIATVSISGDLAEKLQAIAAAGFDGVEIFENDFLTFGGSPREVGAMVKDYGLEITLFQPFRDFEGLPEPQRSQAFERARRKFELMGELGTDLMLVCSNVSPQALGGIDRAAGDLHELGRLAEAHGIRVGYEALAWGRHVNDHRDAWEIVRRADHPNIGVILDSFHTLSRRIDPDSIRAIPGDRIFIVQLADAPLIDMDLLYWSRHFRNMPGEGDLPVVDFMRAVAATGYAGPLSLEIFNDQFRGGSPRTISVDGHRSLVYLMDQVAKLEPDIKLTAPPMPARQEVEGIAFVEFTADEAEAEALAALFTQMGFRRAGQHRTKAVTRYTQGEINLVINTEREGLAHSTYITHGTSAYAIGLRVADAAAAVARARALGAQIFEQPVGDGELSIPAIRGVGGGVIYFLDRTSDLARVWDIEFDPVPSEPADGCGLDRFDHIAQTMAYEEMLTWLLFYRSIFAVEKSPMVDVLDPAGLVRSQVIENAGGTLRLTLNGAENSRTLAGHFIANTFGSSVQHLALASDDIFATASAMAGRGFPVLEISPNYYDDVAARFGLDEAFVARLRAHNILYDRDAGGGEFFQFYSRNMGEGFFFEILQRSGGYGGYGAPNAPFRIAAQKRALRPANIPSR
- a CDS encoding TRAP transporter large permease: MTLTSPFLLAIVAITVLALIGQPIGLAMLVGSIFYLVLAGADLGTVAEQFLNGMYSNFVILAVPLFILAAELMNSGSLTERLLRFCNALVGRFRGGLAQVNVLQSVIFAGMSGSAIADAAGSGKMMQHMMTKDGRYPPSFAAALTAASAVIGPIIPPSIPMVLYALVSDASIGFLFLGGVVPGIMMGAAQSAIIATTARRRKFPVEPPVPLRQIPRITWDSLPALMMPVVLMVGIYGGVTTPTEAAAVAACYALVISVLLYRSISLRSLYASLLTSARTTASIGMLIAGALVFNYVVTIENIPDSIRVLLTDWNLNQIGFLIFVNVLLLVLGCVLEGTAILLVIVPVFIPTAQALGIDMVHFGVVVVVNTMLGLITPPYGMLLFIVGKTSGAPLRHIVRDTMPFLIAMLAVLVLITFVPDLVLWLPRLLGYQG
- a CDS encoding TetR family transcriptional regulator, translating into MPVAKVKKSAEQVERAGVRSQDPEGTRQNIIEIASEEFALNGLAGARIDEIAARTRSSKRMIYYYFGDKEGLYLSALENAYRLVREGESKLDIGGLDPIAALRRIVEFTFDHHHKHEDFIRMVMIENIHHAQYLEKSEVIRDLNVTAIGTIESLYARGVEAGLFRESLDPIELHWQISALCFFNVSNRATFSKIFGRDIGTPQAQDSLRANSVDMVLRYVVRPEHLSAD